In one window of Lampris incognitus isolate fLamInc1 chromosome 3, fLamInc1.hap2, whole genome shotgun sequence DNA:
- the glrx2 gene encoding glutaredoxin 2 has protein sequence MFAAGARRRYLVFACSLWTMLARTGGLPRLAWSGCRSMGNFTSSSAGGLSSSACTQYVQEVVSRNCVVIFSKTTCPYCKMAKNVFNEIGTNYKVIELDEHSDGRRLQEALAQMTGARTVPRVFINGNCIGGGSDTKQLHQQGKLLPLIEQCAPCCAATGSEGSGSGQFESAK, from the exons ATGTTTGCTGCGGGAGCGCGGCGGCGTTATCTCGTGTTCGCGTGTTCGTTGTGGACCATGTTGGCCCGGACGGGAGGTCTTCCTAGACTGGCGTGGAGCGGTTGCCGAAG CATGGGTAATTTCACGTCCTCGTCcgccggtggtctgtccagctcgGCGTGTACGCAGTATGTTCAG GAGGTGGTGTCACGCAACTGTGTGGTGATATTCTCCAAGACGACCTGCCCCTATTGTAAAATGGCAAAGAATGTATTCAATGAAATAGGCACCAATTATAAGGTTATAGAACTGGACGAGCACAGCGACGGGAGGAGACTTCAGGAGGCCTTAGCTCAGATGACCGGCGCCAGAACG GTGCCCAGAGTCTTCATTAACGGGAACTGCATCGGGGGAGGCTCAGACACCAAGCAGCTCCATCAGCAGGGCAAGTTACTGCCCCTAATTGAACAGTGTGCCCCCTGCTGCGCGGCCACCGGCTCCGAAGGCTCGGGTAGCGGCCAGTTTgagtcggctaaatga